In one window of Coralliovum pocilloporae DNA:
- a CDS encoding nitrous oxide reductase family maturation protein NosD: MVSLPRILFALAVQTAAFCGLAQAADRIVEPGQGTLQSAILKAEAGDHLLLQPGDYRGAVIIDRPLELDGSNKARVIGPHKGTVITVEAANVTIRNLTVTGSGLRLDTLDSGIKLLKKAKNTKVLGNRILDNLVGVDVHGARKALVARNLIEGRQDLRLNDRGNGVYVWNAPGLVVEDNIIRFGRDGIFANTSRKNIFRNNHFSELRFAVHYMYTNDGVVTGNVSVGNHIGYALMFSSRLKVEGNQSIGDRDHGIMLNYANDADVKGNLVRNGGTKCLFLYNANRNDLIGNRFEGCPTGVHFTAGSERNTLSGNAFIRNRTQVKYVGSRWLDWSRDGEGNYWSDHPAYDLDSDGIADNVYRPNDVVDQLLWTQPSAKLLLGSPAMQLIRWSQSRFPALLPGGVYDPSPLMRPVELTGLRKEPSHD, encoded by the coding sequence ATGGTTTCCCTGCCCAGAATCCTGTTTGCTCTTGCTGTTCAGACCGCTGCTTTCTGCGGTCTGGCCCAGGCGGCTGACCGGATTGTTGAACCCGGGCAGGGGACTTTACAGTCTGCCATTCTCAAGGCTGAGGCAGGGGACCATCTTCTGCTTCAGCCCGGAGATTACCGGGGGGCGGTTATCATTGATCGCCCTCTGGAACTGGACGGCAGCAATAAGGCCCGGGTGATTGGTCCGCACAAGGGGACCGTCATCACCGTTGAGGCCGCAAACGTGACCATCCGAAACCTGACTGTCACCGGTTCCGGCCTCAGGCTGGATACGCTGGATTCCGGTATCAAACTTCTGAAAAAAGCCAAAAATACAAAGGTTCTCGGCAATCGCATTCTCGACAATCTGGTCGGCGTTGATGTGCACGGGGCTCGAAAGGCGCTTGTTGCGCGCAACCTGATCGAAGGTCGTCAGGATCTGCGCCTGAACGATCGCGGCAACGGTGTCTATGTGTGGAACGCCCCGGGACTGGTGGTCGAAGACAATATTATCCGCTTTGGCCGGGATGGCATTTTCGCCAATACCAGCCGCAAGAATATCTTCCGCAACAATCATTTCAGCGAACTGCGCTTTGCCGTGCACTACATGTACACCAATGACGGTGTGGTCACAGGCAATGTCTCGGTTGGCAATCATATCGGTTATGCCCTGATGTTCTCGAGCCGTCTCAAGGTGGAGGGAAACCAGTCCATCGGTGACCGTGATCACGGCATCATGCTGAACTACGCCAATGATGCGGATGTGAAGGGCAATCTCGTCCGCAATGGCGGCACCAAGTGCCTGTTTCTCTACAATGCCAATCGCAATGATCTGATCGGCAATCGCTTTGAAGGCTGCCCGACAGGCGTACACTTTACCGCCGGATCAGAGCGAAACACCCTGTCCGGCAATGCCTTTATCCGCAATCGTACCCAGGTGAAATATGTGGGCTCACGCTGGCTCGACTGGAGCCGGGACGGAGAGGGCAATTACTGGAGTGATCATCCGGCTTACGACCTCGACAGCGACGGCATCGCTGACAATGTCTATCGCCCCAATGATGTGGTGGACCAGCTTCTGTGGACGCAGCCCTCCGCCAAGCTTCTGCTCGGCAGCCCGGCCATGCAACTGATCCGCTGGTCCCAGTCCCGGTTCCCGGCCCTGCTGCCCGGCGGCGTCTATGACCCGTCCCCTCTGATGCGGCCGGTGGAGCTGACCGGACTGAGAAAGGAACCATCCCATGACTGA
- a CDS encoding ABC transporter ATP-binding protein, whose amino-acid sequence MTDPVLSLSNVTRRFDNHVAVSDLSLSVGKGERVALLGHNGAGKTTLMKMILGLIPVTSGAISLFGLSPGTDEARRRTAFLPENVSFQKALTAREYLTLFARLKGENVRKAHDLLDLVDLAAAADRRVGTYSKGMRQRLGLAQALIGQPDLLLLDEPTSGLDPVSRRGFYTIIEAIAREGTAVLLSSHALTEIEAQTDRVAIMRAGCLMADSPIQELRRASNLPVRIRVRAVEGTVDALNEQIGGERVNCQSIELTCLSENKLRTLGDLSRHQHMIEDLDIRLPNLDDIYRHFSLDDSKSGGMS is encoded by the coding sequence ATGACTGATCCTGTTCTTTCTCTTTCCAATGTGACCCGACGCTTTGACAATCATGTGGCGGTCTCGGACCTGTCTCTCTCCGTCGGCAAGGGAGAGCGTGTGGCTCTGCTCGGCCACAATGGTGCGGGCAAAACAACGCTGATGAAGATGATTCTCGGGCTGATCCCGGTAACCTCCGGCGCGATCAGTCTGTTCGGTCTCAGCCCCGGCACAGACGAAGCCCGTCGCCGCACAGCTTTCCTGCCGGAGAATGTCAGCTTCCAGAAAGCTTTGACGGCTCGGGAATATCTGACACTCTTCGCACGTTTGAAGGGCGAGAACGTCCGCAAGGCCCATGACCTTCTCGATCTGGTTGATCTGGCCGCTGCAGCAGACCGCCGGGTCGGGACTTATTCAAAAGGTATGCGTCAGCGCCTTGGCCTGGCCCAGGCTCTTATTGGTCAGCCTGATCTCCTGTTGCTGGATGAACCCACCAGTGGCCTTGATCCTGTCTCCCGACGCGGCTTCTACACCATCATTGAAGCCATCGCGCGCGAGGGAACAGCGGTTCTACTGTCCTCTCACGCCCTGACCGAGATCGAAGCGCAGACAGACAGGGTCGCAATTATGCGGGCCGGTTGCCTGATGGCGGATTCGCCCATTCAGGAGTTGCGCCGGGCCTCCAATCTGCCCGTGCGGATCAGAGTACGGGCTGTTGAAGGGACCGTGGATGCGCTGAACGAGCAGATCGGCGGAGAACGCGTCAACTGCCAGTCCATTGAACTGACCTGTCTGTCGGAGAACAAGCTGCGGACACTGGGCGATCTGTCCAGGCACCAGCATATGATCGAGGATCTGGATATCAGGTTGCCTAACCTTGACGATATCTACCGGCATTTCAGCCTTGACGACTCAAAGAGCGGGGGCATGTCATGA
- a CDS encoding ABC transporter permease — MIRRILTICQAELTLRRRNFWVVMAISVLTLFALVLGLAGAAPAGARDVTHLLATTVSLTNLSVYLVPLLALLLSFDGLSGEAERGTLLLLLTYPLKRGELIIGKFLGHLLILSVAILFAYGLVGGLIALKSGTLDGVDHMLRLIWTSVMLGAAFLALGALISASTRQTGTAAGLSVGFWLLFVVLYDIGLLGGLVADNGGTFTKTVFPWMLVANPADSFRLFNMAMVETGELATGLDAISATFPLPLWLAVASLVTWTIGGLLGAAALFRRIEP; from the coding sequence ATGATCAGACGTATTCTCACCATCTGTCAGGCTGAATTGACCTTGCGTCGCCGCAATTTCTGGGTCGTCATGGCCATCAGCGTTCTGACCCTGTTTGCGCTCGTTCTCGGGTTGGCCGGTGCTGCACCGGCGGGTGCGCGGGATGTGACCCATCTTCTGGCAACCACGGTCAGCCTGACTAACTTGAGTGTCTATCTGGTACCGCTTCTGGCTCTTCTGCTGTCGTTCGACGGCCTGTCCGGAGAGGCAGAGCGCGGCACCCTTCTGCTGCTGCTCACTTATCCGCTGAAGCGTGGGGAACTGATTATCGGAAAGTTTCTTGGGCACCTGCTCATTCTGTCTGTTGCCATCCTGTTTGCCTATGGGCTTGTGGGTGGTCTGATTGCCCTGAAGTCCGGTACCCTGGACGGGGTTGACCACATGCTTCGCCTGATCTGGACCAGTGTGATGCTTGGAGCGGCTTTTCTGGCGCTTGGTGCGCTGATCAGCGCGTCGACCCGGCAGACCGGAACCGCAGCCGGGCTTTCGGTCGGCTTCTGGCTGTTGTTTGTGGTGCTTTATGACATAGGCCTGCTTGGCGGGCTTGTGGCCGATAATGGCGGCACTTTCACCAAAACCGTGTTCCCGTGGATGCTGGTGGCCAATCCGGCTGACAGTTTCCGCCTGTTCAACATGGCTATGGTGGAGACGGGCGAGCTGGCCACGGGCCTTGACGCCATCAGTGCCACATTCCCGTTACCCCTGTGGCTGGCTGTCGCCTCGCTTGTTACCTGGACAATCGGCGGTTTGCTCGGTGCCGCCGCCCTGTTCCGGAGGATTGAACCATGA
- a CDS encoding nitrous oxide reductase accessory protein NosL has translation MMFETSKKICLGIALAASMLTACQEEQIVVPDAVSMTREAVGHYCQMIILDHEGPKAQIHLKGNPFPVFFSQVRDAIAFMRLPEETQEVTAIYLSDMGQAESWSDPGADNWMLLDDAIFVIDSKARGGMGGPETVPFKTRADAEAFIARQGGRIVALNDISDDYVLAPVDVGNVLDSHGLNHGETALR, from the coding sequence ATGATGTTTGAAACCTCAAAGAAAATATGCCTTGGAATAGCGCTGGCAGCGTCCATGCTGACCGCCTGCCAGGAAGAGCAGATTGTTGTTCCGGATGCAGTGTCCATGACCCGTGAAGCGGTCGGACATTATTGCCAGATGATCATTCTGGATCATGAAGGCCCGAAGGCGCAGATCCATCTGAAAGGCAATCCCTTCCCGGTTTTTTTCAGTCAGGTCCGTGATGCAATCGCATTCATGAGGCTGCCTGAAGAGACCCAGGAGGTCACAGCCATCTATCTGTCTGATATGGGGCAGGCTGAGAGCTGGTCTGATCCGGGTGCGGATAACTGGATGCTGCTGGATGATGCGATTTTCGTTATCGACAGCAAAGCACGTGGCGGTATGGGCGGACCGGAAACGGTGCCCTTCAAAACCCGTGCGGATGCAGAGGCCTTTATCGCCAGACAGGGTGGGCGGATTGTGGCTCTGAATGATATCTCCGATGATTATGTTCTGGCACCTGTGGATGTGGGAAATGTGTTGGACAGTCACGGCCTCAACCATGGTGAAACAGCCCTTCGATAG
- a CDS encoding FAD:protein FMN transferase, which yields MNQPTRRRFLTITAGFTSAMAGPGLASAREDRSLYSWQGSSLGAEASLQFAHRDEAKARAALKACRAELERLENVFSLYRGESQVSRLNRQGFLDAPDLDLVRLLGLSRTLWQMTGGRFDPTVQSDWKALAEGYQAETDRVHDLSMVSVAPDRVTFAKPRMSITLNGIAQGCITDRITELLSRFGYTDTLVDMGEIRASGHHPDGSDWRVGLAPDNETDKKTGRIIGNRTVRRVSLKDEALATSAPLGTLIDAEKGIGHILVPGQGWQTLPQTQVSLTAPSAALADGLSTACCLMNDDQIQALIRTIPGVRRIA from the coding sequence ATGAACCAGCCAACACGCAGACGCTTCCTGACCATCACCGCAGGTTTTACAAGTGCGATGGCAGGGCCGGGTCTTGCCTCAGCCCGTGAGGACCGCAGCCTTTATTCCTGGCAGGGATCAAGCCTTGGAGCGGAAGCATCCTTGCAGTTCGCCCACAGGGATGAAGCGAAGGCGCGAGCTGCTCTGAAGGCCTGCAGGGCCGAGCTTGAACGGCTGGAGAATGTCTTCAGCCTTTATAGGGGAGAGAGCCAGGTCTCACGTCTGAACCGGCAGGGCTTTCTTGATGCGCCTGATCTGGATCTCGTGCGTTTGCTGGGCCTATCCCGGACGCTCTGGCAGATGACAGGCGGCCGCTTCGACCCAACGGTTCAATCAGACTGGAAGGCATTGGCTGAGGGGTATCAAGCCGAAACAGACCGGGTTCATGACCTCTCCATGGTCTCGGTCGCACCGGACAGGGTCACCTTTGCAAAACCGCGTATGTCCATCACCCTGAACGGCATTGCGCAGGGTTGCATCACAGATCGGATTACAGAACTTCTGAGCCGTTTTGGTTATACAGATACGCTTGTGGATATGGGTGAGATACGCGCATCAGGTCATCACCCGGATGGCTCGGACTGGCGTGTTGGCCTCGCGCCAGATAATGAAACTGACAAGAAAACGGGCAGGATAATTGGCAACAGGACTGTGCGGCGTGTCAGCCTGAAGGACGAGGCTCTGGCGACGTCTGCACCACTCGGCACGCTGATTGATGCGGAAAAAGGCATCGGCCATATCCTTGTCCCCGGTCAGGGGTGGCAGACCCTGCCGCAAACGCAAGTCAGCCTTACAGCACCGAGCGCCGCCCTTGCTGATGGCCTTTCAACGGCCTGCTGTCTGATGAATGACGATCAGATCCAGGCCCTGATCAGGACTATCCCGGGAGTGCGCAGAATCGCTTGA
- a CDS encoding TetR/AcrR family transcriptional regulator — MSELSGKRRQIIEGAVAEFQEHGFSGVSMDRVAARANVSKRTVYNHFDSKEALFRAILDIMLEACSEAFTVSYIPGEPIQDQLVKLGWAEGQLLTSRDFMKLARMVVGETMRDPDLAAEMNRKMDHMSMFNRFMEAAIADTALDAENAELVATQFVGLIKAQAFWPMVFSDDIISREEMDVLIDDSVDMILSRYGK, encoded by the coding sequence ATGAGCGAACTGAGTGGCAAACGACGGCAGATCATAGAGGGTGCCGTTGCAGAATTTCAGGAACACGGGTTTTCAGGCGTCAGCATGGACCGTGTTGCCGCGCGTGCGAATGTGTCGAAGCGTACGGTCTACAATCATTTCGACAGCAAGGAAGCCCTGTTTCGCGCCATCCTTGATATCATGCTCGAGGCCTGTAGCGAGGCCTTCACAGTAAGCTACATTCCGGGAGAACCCATCCAGGATCAGCTTGTGAAACTGGGCTGGGCCGAGGGCCAGCTGCTCACATCACGGGATTTCATGAAACTGGCCCGCATGGTGGTTGGCGAGACCATGCGCGATCCTGATCTCGCTGCCGAGATGAACCGGAAGATGGACCACATGTCCATGTTCAACCGGTTCATGGAAGCCGCAATTGCGGATACGGCACTTGATGCGGAGAATGCCGAGCTGGTTGCAACCCAGTTTGTCGGTCTGATCAAGGCCCAGGCTTTCTGGCCAATGGTTTTCTCAGACGACATCATCTCGCGCGAGGAGATGGATGTTCTGATCGACGACAGTGTTGATATGATCCTGAGTCGCTACGGGAAGTAG
- a CDS encoding (2Fe-2S)-binding protein, protein MTTTLNLNGKSVVVEAAPDTPLLWVIRDELGLTGTKFGCGVAACGACTVHVDGEPMRSCSTALEDVAGTNITTIEGINSPVANAVQSAWRDLDVVQCGYCQSGQIMSAVALLSENPKPSDADIDEAMSGNACRCATYHRIRAAIHHAADKLEA, encoded by the coding sequence ATGACGACGACATTGAATCTGAACGGCAAGTCAGTTGTCGTGGAAGCAGCGCCGGACACGCCGCTGCTCTGGGTTATTCGTGACGAGTTGGGGTTGACGGGTACAAAGTTTGGCTGCGGTGTTGCCGCATGTGGTGCCTGCACCGTGCATGTGGATGGGGAACCGATGCGGTCCTGTTCTACAGCGCTGGAAGATGTGGCTGGCACAAATATAACAACCATCGAAGGCATCAACAGCCCGGTGGCAAATGCTGTCCAGTCAGCCTGGCGCGATCTTGATGTGGTCCAGTGCGGCTATTGCCAGTCCGGCCAGATCATGAGTGCAGTCGCGCTTTTAAGCGAGAACCCGAAACCCAGTGATGCCGACATTGATGAAGCCATGTCGGGCAATGCCTGCCGGTGTGCCACCTATCACCGCATTCGCGCGGCTATTCATCATGCTGCCGACAAGCTGGAGGCCTGA
- a CDS encoding xanthine dehydrogenase family protein molybdopterin-binding subunit: MTVHTNRRGFLKGAAGLGAALFVGVSPSGVLAASSESTVLNPFVRISEDGVVTVIIKHFEMGQGTTTGLSTLVAEELDADWDSLTVDFAPSDNNRYANLLFGSQGTGGSTAIANSFMQYRQAGAAARDVLVQAAAKRWAVAPSDIHIEKGVMSAGDRKASFGAFIQDAAKLTPKSEPALKDPSAFRLIGKDHIPRKDSASKTNGTATFAMDVTVPGMVYAVVLHAPRFGAVLKSFDSSEAASMPGFIGAKALANKTGVAVYAKSTWAAIKARDVITADWDDSNAETRSSDALIAHHKDLLDTPQHQGRKGSDAKTVEAAVAGASSHVDAEFIFPNLAHAPMEPLNCVIEPTENGVRVHDGCQFPAITHPTIAAILGLKPEQVEIKTVYAGGSFGRRATPTSDYQADAAFAFAALGGKTPVKLVWTREDDIRGGYYRPMAAHRARIGLDEAGRITGWDHRIAAKSILKGTPFEAVLVHDGIDETSVEGVGNSPYDLPNFSVGLSDAESRMPVLWWRAVGHTHNAYAMEVLMDMAAHKAGRDPVEFRLDYLSGGSKDHQRLAGVLKKAAEASGWGQAVPEGKGRGIAVHKSFNSYVAHVVDVSLNDDGAIRIDKVTCAVDCGVPVNPDVIRAQMEGGVGYGLGAVMRNAITLTDGVVDQDNFPDYEPLRMSDMPDVEVHIIPSTEPPTGVGEPGLPPAGPALANAIHDATGRWVTSLPMAENGIEFA; this comes from the coding sequence ATGACAGTTCATACCAATCGTCGCGGTTTTCTGAAGGGTGCAGCCGGTCTGGGTGCGGCCCTCTTCGTTGGTGTCTCGCCATCCGGCGTTCTGGCGGCCAGTTCTGAAAGCACGGTGCTGAATCCGTTCGTCAGGATTTCAGAAGATGGTGTTGTCACCGTTATCATCAAGCATTTCGAAATGGGGCAGGGCACAACAACCGGCCTGTCCACTCTGGTCGCTGAAGAACTGGATGCGGACTGGGACAGCCTGACTGTGGACTTTGCCCCCTCGGATAATAACCGCTACGCCAATCTGCTGTTTGGTAGCCAGGGAACCGGCGGCTCCACGGCCATTGCCAATTCCTTCATGCAGTACAGGCAGGCCGGTGCGGCTGCGCGTGATGTGCTTGTACAGGCGGCTGCAAAACGCTGGGCTGTTGCGCCATCAGATATCCATATCGAGAAGGGTGTTATGAGCGCAGGCGACAGAAAAGCCTCGTTCGGTGCGTTCATTCAGGATGCAGCAAAGCTGACCCCGAAGAGTGAACCGGCCCTCAAGGATCCCTCCGCATTCCGGCTGATCGGCAAGGATCATATTCCCCGCAAGGACAGTGCCTCCAAGACCAATGGCACGGCGACATTTGCCATGGATGTGACCGTTCCCGGCATGGTCTATGCCGTGGTGCTGCATGCCCCGCGTTTCGGGGCCGTACTCAAGTCCTTTGACAGCTCAGAAGCGGCGAGCATGCCGGGCTTCATTGGTGCAAAGGCACTTGCAAACAAGACGGGTGTCGCCGTCTATGCCAAATCCACCTGGGCAGCCATCAAGGCTCGTGACGTCATCACAGCGGACTGGGATGACAGCAATGCCGAGACACGCAGTTCAGACGCCCTGATAGCCCATCACAAGGATCTGCTGGATACCCCACAGCATCAGGGGCGCAAGGGGAGTGATGCCAAGACTGTCGAAGCGGCAGTGGCCGGAGCATCGTCTCATGTGGATGCCGAATTCATCTTCCCCAATCTGGCGCATGCCCCGATGGAGCCGCTCAATTGCGTCATTGAGCCAACGGAAAATGGTGTCAGGGTTCATGATGGCTGCCAGTTTCCTGCCATTACCCACCCGACAATTGCCGCAATTCTCGGTCTCAAGCCCGAGCAGGTCGAGATCAAGACGGTTTATGCAGGTGGCTCATTCGGACGCCGGGCCACGCCTACGTCCGATTATCAGGCTGATGCGGCCTTTGCCTTTGCAGCTCTTGGCGGCAAGACACCGGTGAAACTGGTCTGGACCCGTGAGGATGACATTCGTGGCGGTTACTACCGGCCCATGGCGGCCCATCGCGCCCGGATCGGCCTTGATGAGGCTGGCAGGATTACCGGTTGGGACCATCGCATTGCGGCCAAGTCTATCCTGAAGGGAACACCGTTCGAGGCTGTTCTGGTGCATGACGGCATTGATGAAACCTCTGTCGAAGGTGTGGGCAATTCGCCTTATGACCTGCCGAATTTCTCTGTCGGTCTGTCGGACGCGGAAAGCAGGATGCCGGTTCTCTGGTGGCGGGCCGTTGGGCACACCCATAACGCCTATGCGATGGAAGTGTTGATGGATATGGCTGCGCATAAGGCTGGGCGGGACCCTGTTGAATTCCGGCTGGACTATCTGTCTGGCGGGAGCAAAGACCATCAGCGTCTGGCCGGTGTTCTCAAAAAGGCGGCGGAGGCCTCCGGGTGGGGACAGGCTGTGCCGGAAGGCAAGGGGCGCGGCATTGCGGTCCACAAGTCTTTCAACTCCTATGTGGCCCACGTTGTGGATGTCTCACTGAATGATGATGGTGCCATTCGGATTGACAAGGTCACCTGCGCGGTTGATTGCGGTGTACCTGTGAATCCGGATGTCATTCGTGCCCAGATGGAGGGTGGCGTCGGTTATGGTCTTGGTGCCGTAATGCGAAATGCCATTACACTCACTGACGGTGTGGTCGATCAGGATAACTTCCCTGACTATGAGCCTCTGCGCATGAGCGATATGCCCGATGTCGAGGTTCACATCATCCCGTCAACTGAACCACCGACCGGTGTCGGGGAACCTGGCCTGCCACCGGCAGGGCCTGCCCTTGCCAATGCCATCCATGACGCCACGGGTCGCTGGGTGACCAGTCTGCCCATGGCTGAGAATGGTATTGAATTCGCCTGA
- a CDS encoding NUDIX hydrolase has translation MALPVEIGLNAAIVTVRDGQPHILAAPPADETSSSDTALPFGPFNPLEHRTLETGLRAWVAEQTALPLGYVEQLYTFGDRGRHAISAEAEHHMVSVGYLALTRYSDETSTSALAHGAQWQPWYRYFPWEDWRNGRPKILDQVILPKLEEWSSQPPSTDQPPRALGRAQRLALAFGSDTIAFDEERVLERYELLYEAGLVDEAVRDGRPVAIDREDRPDLGHSMQHDHRRILATAMARLRSKLKYRPVVFELMPEAFTLTELQQIVESISGRVLHKQNFRRLVENTELVEPTGQTSTATGGRPAALFQFRSPVLAERPAPGLRV, from the coding sequence ATGGCACTTCCTGTTGAGATTGGCCTGAATGCTGCCATCGTCACCGTAAGGGACGGACAACCGCATATTCTGGCCGCTCCTCCTGCAGATGAGACATCCTCATCAGACACCGCCCTGCCCTTCGGGCCGTTCAATCCTCTTGAGCACAGAACCCTTGAAACCGGCCTCCGGGCCTGGGTGGCTGAACAGACCGCTCTGCCGCTCGGTTATGTGGAGCAGCTCTATACGTTCGGGGACCGGGGACGACATGCCATTTCCGCGGAGGCGGAACACCATATGGTCTCTGTCGGTTATCTCGCACTGACACGTTACTCTGATGAGACCTCAACAAGTGCTCTTGCGCATGGCGCACAATGGCAGCCCTGGTACCGGTATTTCCCCTGGGAGGACTGGCGGAATGGCCGCCCGAAAATTCTGGACCAGGTCATCCTTCCTAAGCTTGAAGAGTGGAGCAGCCAGCCACCATCAACCGACCAGCCTCCCCGCGCGCTCGGGCGAGCCCAACGGCTGGCATTGGCCTTCGGGTCAGACACGATCGCCTTTGATGAAGAACGTGTCCTAGAGCGTTACGAGCTGCTGTATGAAGCCGGTCTAGTGGATGAGGCCGTACGCGACGGACGACCGGTTGCCATCGACCGCGAGGATCGCCCGGATCTCGGACACAGCATGCAGCATGACCACAGGCGCATTCTGGCCACAGCCATGGCCCGTCTCCGCAGCAAGCTGAAATACAGACCTGTCGTGTTCGAGCTGATGCCGGAGGCCTTTACCCTGACTGAGCTGCAGCAGATTGTGGAATCCATTTCAGGACGCGTTCTGCACAAACAGAATTTCAGACGCCTGGTGGAGAACACCGAGCTGGTGGAACCAACAGGCCAGACATCCACAGCCACCGGCGGGCGGCCTGCAGCCCTCTTTCAGTTCCGGTCCCCGGTTCTGGCTGAACGCCCTGCTCCCGGCCTCAGGGTGTAA
- a CDS encoding tyrosine phosphatase family protein yields the protein MTASSNRQIVVCPLSRLAQTAEQYRPARMLSLVSEGTLVERPQHLTDADHLTLSFNDITSPTPGLVFASDEHMTALLEFIRDWYETGSQTGPLLVHCWAGVSRSTAGAYIVANLLNPDKDEETLAQMLRNRSPSATPNAHLVRLADGRLGRNGRMIRAIERIGRGADCFEGEVFTLPAGDPDGTSC from the coding sequence GTCCAGGCTGGCGCAGACCGCTGAACAGTATCGCCCTGCTCGCATGCTGTCTCTTGTGAGCGAGGGAACGCTTGTGGAACGACCGCAGCACCTGACGGACGCAGATCATCTGACCCTGTCCTTCAACGACATCACCAGCCCGACGCCCGGCCTTGTCTTTGCCAGTGACGAGCATATGACGGCACTGCTTGAGTTCATCCGAGACTGGTATGAGACAGGAAGTCAGACAGGGCCACTGCTGGTTCATTGCTGGGCTGGCGTGTCCCGCTCCACAGCCGGGGCATATATCGTAGCCAATCTTCTCAACCCGGACAAGGATGAGGAAACCCTGGCACAGATGTTGAGAAACAGGTCCCCCTCTGCCACCCCCAACGCTCATCTGGTCCGGCTGGCCGATGGTCGCCTAGGCCGGAACGGCCGCATGATACGGGCCATAGAGCGGATCGGGCGCGGTGCCGATTGCTTTGAGGGTGAAGTCTTCACACTTCCGGCAGGAGATCCTGATGGCACTTCCTGTTGA